DNA from Desmodus rotundus isolate HL8 chromosome X, HLdesRot8A.1, whole genome shotgun sequence:
TGTGGTTGACAAAGTGGGAGATGTTGCCGTAATAGGCGGCATCCACGGTGTACACATCCTCCACGTAGTCCAGGTCGAAGAGGTATGTGGCACCCTGGCGGTCGTAAATTTGGCCCCGCCGCTCCGCCTCCTCTGAGGTAATGATCTGGGGAGAGGgtcatgggggagggggaattggCCAAGAAGGCTCAGGAAagcaagcacagtgcctggccccccaggaggagaagaacaagTGAACAGGGAGGTAACCCCACCCACGTGACTGGCAGGCATGGACACACAGGAGGCAGTGAGGCAGAGCGTCTGTCAGCCCTTCTCAGGGGGCTGGGTCTCAGCTGCCCGCCACCCATCCCTCATTAGGCCTCTGGGTGGTCTAGGAAGTCTCTCAATGATGGGCGGAGGCTGGCCACAAGGTCCAGTAATGAGACAAtagtcagacagacagacagaaagacacagaTATACCTCCATCATGAGAGACCATAGTGAGACATAGAACCAAATCaagggcaagaaagaaaaagacccagGGCTCAATAGAGAGGGGAGAGTAGAACAGGGGAGACCAGGACAGGCTGGCTGATCCAGGGCAAGAGGGCCTGGGGCATTGCAGGACCTAGCACAAAAGAACCAGTGCAGAACCGTGTACACAGTAATGAAAAGGACACAGAGACTGAGGAGAAGAGCCCTAGGCTGCTGGGGAAAGGGAGACCGAATAGGAGACTCAGGAGAGCTACAGGCAGAGAGTGAGAAACACTGACAGAAGGTAAATATGAAAGACCCAGGTCCAGAGATAAGACCCAGATCCCTGAGATTCTCAGATGCAAAAAAGAGGCTGAGGCCAGTAACACAGAAGATGAAAGGAGACAACTAGAGTAGGAACCCCTCTCTCAGCCCCAaggcttctcttccttcctggctGGGTCCCCTGCTGGCCCAGTAAACATGAAGCTGCTCCACCATCCTAGCCCTGACCTGTCCTTGCTTCCCAAATGCTGTAGATGGATTCTCCACCCCAACCCTGCCCAACCCAATCTCTCCTCTCCATCCCTCAAGTTCCCTCTTCCCCTTGGAGCCAACCACAGCCTTCTGGTAATACCAACCATGCCAGTCTGTGGGTAAGAGTCCCCCAGTACCCAAGACTGCCCACACTTCAGCCCAGGATACCTCCAGAGCAGGCATATCTCATTCTCCACTCGCAGGTTTCTGCCCAGCCCTCAAAGACAAGTGTCAACATGGTGTATACCACACAGCAGACttaaaaaatgccttttgttCTTTCTAGCCCAGCAACCTATCCTCTGTCCAGCAGTGGTCTTGTAGGCAACTGAaacactctcccctcctcccccacacaccccttcctccttctctctccttttgttgGAGACCCACTGCCCATCACCAGCCCCCTCCTGACAATGGATCCACCCCGGCCTCCTTCCTTGCTCACCCTCATGCCAGCTAGTGACCATGCTGTTTCTACTTTCTAGATCTCTCATTCTAGCTTTCGCCACCGTTTTCTTCAGTCAGAGTGGCCACACTAGTGTCCTGTCACCTCCTTGCCTCTTACACCATCATCTAGCCTCTACTCCCTGTCAAACGCTGAGCAGCACCTTTAGAAGACCAAGATTTATCCCTCAGGTCACACTGCTCGCTGCCCCATACTTCAGCTTTTCCTTCAGGAACCTGGCTCCTCTATACCCCaagtttttgcttatttattcactcattcattcagtggaTTTTTATAAGGTTTACCCTGTGCCTGGTCCTAGCTCTCAGAAGTCAGTACCTACTGGGGAAGACACAAGGGCCAGGCTGGGTGCATTCTCAGGGGTCCCAACTGGCTGGGAAAGACAACACAGGAACCAAGCTTAGTCCTGGCCCTCAGGGATCAGTTTAGGGGGGAGTCATAGAGACCAGGCCCAGTACTACCCTTCCTGGGTCAGTCTTGTGACAGAGAGATGGACTCAGACATCCACAATGCTTAAGAGTTTGAGGGGCAATGGGAAAGAGGGACAAGCAAGCTGCAGATTGTGAAGGGCTTTTGACACCAGGTTGAAGAGTGGGGGCTGTCTCCTGAGGGACACAACAGGAGGCACAGAAGCAGGAGGCATGTCTTCTGAGGACAGCGAGGCCAGTCTCCCTCTGGAGAACATGTACTCCTCTTGTGGCATCTGCTCCAGATGTCACTTCTCTGTGCAGCCTTCCTGAATCTCCCACCACAACCTCTCTCAAGCCCTGGGATTAAAGGGCAGTCTCTGCTGGTTTTGGAGCACGCTGTTCGGTATCTGAGCTGGCTTTTTCCTTTCAACCCCTCCCCAACCAGAGGCCCCACAACCTCCCCAGTCTCATCTTCCTGCCAGTTCTGCCCCTACCTGCTCCCCAGCCTCACCAGGAATGAGTCACACTGCAAGCCCTCCAGGGCACAAACCGTTCCTGCTGTCTTTTCAGTGGCACTGTGTAAGGGTTGGGCCACCCTGAGAACTCAGGAACAAATCAGTCCATGTCCTCTGCTCCCTAGCAACTCTAGAATGACTGGGTAAGATGGATGGGCTATAAGCTGGCAGCTTGTTGATGTGAACAAGAACCAGAAGACTCAAAGTATGGTTGCTGCTCTGACCCCTCACAGATATGGGATCCAGAATATTCTCTCCCTGTGCCTGTTTGCTCAGccggaaaaaaaacaaaaacaaaaaccagaaaacaaaaaactccacTAGGGTTTGGCAGGGCACCAATTTTAGACACGTGGGCCTTTCCTTTTACCCACTTGACTAGCTTGATGACTCTTGAGCACTTTACCACActcctctaggcctcagtttgctcatctgcagaatgggaatGACAATGACAATAATCCCGGCCAGACAGGGGCTGTTGTAAAGATTCAACAAGATGAGGGATGTGAAAGgtgttcgtttttgttttagttagGAACCAAGCAGTGTTCAGAGGGGTTATGAGTCCTGAATCTTGTCAAAATCTAAGATGCTCCCTTTATTTTGTGTGCCCTTTCCCAAGAAAAATTGCTGCTTATTCAATGATACGCCCTTTTAATTAAACTAATTGAGACTCACTTCAGAGctgttaaaatatgaaatgtgtGTTTTAGCATGGATAAAACAGGCTATCATTCTTTGTTGGGTGAGGGTGGAGATGTTCTGACAGAAGGTGGAAAGGTGAAAAGGCAAGAGAAGGGCAGCTCCTGTTAAGGGACTGTGGTGCAGACGTAGAGGCGGGACAGTGAAAGTCTTGTCCAGATTGTATGGGGTGTGTGGCCTCAATTATGTAACAGTAGGTAGTGTCTGGGACAGCACCACATAGTCaagtaaattaatatttctacaatgaaatttatgaatatttatacCAAGTAGGATAAAAAGACTAAATAGGCCCAAATCAAGTCCAATTAGGTTTTATAGCCAGATGGATTACAAAAAACTTCTGGTTTTCTAAATCTTTGAATGTAACGGCTTACAATGAGTGGAGACTTACTGTATACCGAACAGTGTTTGAGTGCTTCACACATGATGACTCATTTAGTTCTCATGACAAGTGTATGAGGTGGGGGCACTTATCATTCCCATTctagatcaggaaactgagacacaaggAGGTGAAGTGACTGCTGCTGagtggtggggctgggattcaACCTCGGGTGGCCAGGCTCCAGGGTCCACCCTCCTGCCCATTTTGCCATGCTGCCTACTCACAGGGAGGTAGAAGATTAGTTTGGCCTCTGTTGCCATCAGGAAGTCCCACAGGTTTGAGGGTATTGGAGGGGGGCCTGCAAGCTGCTGAACGTAGCAGGAGGAAGGCTAAGAAATAGTTCAGGGAGAATGTGTGAAGAGTAGGACCAGAGTCCCTGAAAACCCCAATGTTTACAGCGTAGAAGAGTAAGGACACTAAGGAGGAGCAGCCAGAAAAGTCTTCCCAGGGGACTTTGGGGTGTCTAAGGGCTGCAGTCTTCCTTATCCTCGCCTCAGGATCCTCTGTGTTGTAGACAGCCTTTCCTCGAGATCGTCAGGACAGTAGAGTGAGGCTAGAGTTACAACCTGTGTCGGACTTCCTCTAGGACTGCTGGGCTCCTGTGGGGTCAGGACACTCCAGACCGTCAGGGGCTCTGGAGTACGCACATGTCCTCCTCCAGAACGGTGCCATCCCTCTGAGGTGTTAACATCTCCTCCCCACTGTTAGCATCCATCTGAGGTCTAGACACTTCCACCAGAGTGTCCGTACACTGAGGGTGTAGACACGTCCTCTAGGCTGTAAACCTGATCTTCTTTAGACTGTCACAATCCCTCTGCGGTGAGGACACTTCTTTTTCCTGACTGTCAGGACAGTGTGGGCGTGGACACTCTCTAAGGCAGACCACCAGGGTCCTCTGCAGTGTGGATACCTCGCTGTCATGCTCTAGGTCACTCTGGGATATGGATACCTCTTCCCGCACATTGTCAGGATCTCTCTGGGGTATGgccacctcctccttcttccaGACTGTCAGGCCCTTTTTGTATGTGGACATTTGCTCCACCAGACCACCTGGATTATCTGGGGTGTGGACATCTCCTCATCCAGACTGTCAGGGTCCTCTGTGGTGTGGACTGCTGTGCCTCCAGATCATCTCAAACCCCCAGGGCTACGACCCTCTCTACTTTACAGTTAAAATGGGAGCCTCTCCTCCTCATCAGTGTCATTACTACACTGTGGACATCCTCAGGGGTGTGCCCCTTATGCCAATTTCTGTCACTTCCCAACCATAGCAACCCCTAAGAAACCTGTGGAAATAGGGAAGAATGTGGGGTTGTCATCATGACAGGGTCTAGTCATGGACTTAAATGGTCCAGGGATGTAAAATGTGCCTCAATGCATGAGACGATCATACGTAACAAAGAACTGCCCCTCCCCAAATGCCCACTGCCTCCTACCTTTGAACGTGACACTTGAAGTTGCAGGCACTTGACAGTTATTCACCCAAATCCCTTGTTTTCCACCTGTGCACATGGCTAATACCACTTCTCAGCCTCCCCTGGAGGTAAGGCCAGTGACTCGGTTCCAGCCAGTGGATATGGACACAAATGATATGCACTGTATCCAGGCCTGGCCCATTAGGAACCTTCCCATCTCCCCCCACTCTTGGCCCGCTTATCAGGCAAGGCTGAGGATCTGAACCAGCCCAAGGCTCTCAGACATGGCAAAGGCATAAGAAGGAAAGAGCCTAAGTGGCCAGGCCACTGTGTAGCAGGATACTACCCAAACACCCATGCTAGACTGTTACAGAAGCAAACAGACTTCTAACATGCAAAGACACTAAGACTTGCGAATTGCTCGTCTTTCCAGTGTCCTGCAAGTCTAGAAGAGGAAGCAACCAACCTCCACAAGGCAGGTCTACATCCTACTCCAGACCGTGTTCCTTTTGTGCAGATTAGTAAAAGGTGCTCTTTCTGGGAAGACACTGCTTAGCAATAAGCTGGACCCttgtaaaatgagaagagaagtGCTTTTTCAGGTGATGCAACCCTGTGCAGACCACACGACCCATTAAAAGGAACACTGCCTACCTATGcttgctttggcagcacatatactaaaaaaaaaaaaaaaaaaaagaatgctgccTAGATTTCAGTTCCCACTCTCCTCTTTGCTAGGTACCCTTATGAAATCAACCCAGTCAGGAAGTGTTTCAATGTGCTTTTAACTACCAGCTTGGAATACTCTCCCCTGCCAGGATATCCCTAGAACTTGGGTTAAACACCCCCCACCACCTTTACCACAGGAAAAGCAGGGAAGTTGCAGGCACACCATGGCAAGAGCTTAGCGCACACAGTGGAAACACAAAGTGGGAAGAGCAGCACACACGCATGGTCCTGTCTCCCTACCTCTCCCACGTACTCCATGACGAAGCTGTTCTTGCGGATCTTTTCCAGTGTGCGGACGCCCCAGCCACGTCCATCATCCGTGCGGAAGATACAGAGGTTATAGCGGATGCCCTTCTGTACCACACGGTTGGGGCAGTCATAGCCACAGCGGCAACGGGAGTTGCACTCATAGATGGGCTGCCCAGCTCGCAGCCGCACCTGGCCCTGGTCATTGTAGGCAAACTTGTGCAGTGATGCCCCAGGGCAGCAGCCTCCAGCGGGTGCCCACAGGCAGTCCTGGCACTCGCAGCCCACGGCCACTTGGTTGAGGGTGATGCCCTCACCAACACGGTACTCATTGATGTATACAAAGGCCCGAGGGGGACCATCCAGGTCCACCTCATTCTCCACAGTGATGCGTCCCAGATGGTTGCGCTTGGCATTGAGCTCCTGCTCCCAGAGTTGGAGTGCCCGCCTCTGCTTGGCCTTCTGCACCAGGTAGCTGGCCAAGCTTGGGTCCAGATGCCGGGGTGGCTTTGACCGGTGGTGCCGCCGAAGCAGCTCTTGTTCTAAGTCCTTGTGGAACTGCTTGAGAATGCGTACACACTTGAGATTCTGCCGTGGCTCCCAGGTGCTCTCTGACTCTGGGTATCCACGCCATTTTACTAGGTAATACTCCTGTTCCTGTTGGAGGGACAAGGGGGACAGGGGCCACCATAAGTGGTGAGACCCTTGGGCCAGCCCTCGTGGGACTTCCATCCCAAAACCAATGGATAATGCCCAAACCACTCCCCATCCCTTCTGGAATGACTCCATGCACTGGTTAAAAAGCATGGTCTCTAAAGCCGGGATCACTAGGTTTAAACCCTGCTCTACTCATACTATCTGTCTAAATTCCAACTATTAATTTAATCTCCTAAACCTACTCCCTTTTCTGTCTTCCCCATCATCAGCTCCCTCCTGCTAGGTGTTCAGGCCCCGACTCTTGGACTCATCCTTGACTCCTTTCTGTAAAACTCCTCACATCTGCCCTCAGCAAATCCTGTCAGTCCCACCTTCAGATGACATCCAGAATCCAACCACTTCCAACCGTCATCACTGCTACCACGATCTCCTGGAGTGCAGCAGTAGCCTCCTCACTGGtcctcttgcttccacccttgaTCTTATAGCctgttctccacacagcagctaGAGGGACCTTTTCTTGCTGAGAGGAGGCTAGGCTACAGGACACAGTTTAACTACACAGACTCTAAGTTAGACACCCTGGTACAAATTCTGAACCTGTCACTccctagctgtgtggccttggacaagttatttaattttgctgggtctttatttccacatctgtaaataaggggaaaagctaaaataaaattttagcattCATTATATAGCATGTGCTGTTCTAAGCAGCTTACaagtattaactaatttaatcctcataccTCTATATGAGATAGATACTACTaagcatccccattttacagatgaaaaaaataaagtacagagaATTTGCATAAATATCTTGGGGGTTACatgaccaggacttgaacccaagtATGCTACCTCCAGTCTGTTCTCTTAACTGTGCTGCTATTATCTCCTCTGGCCATAATAACAGTTCCCATTTCAGTGTTGTTGGGGTGATTAAATAAGTCTCTGAGGGGAAATGCCTTGCAGAAGGAAAATGCTCAATAACCATCAGCTATCTTCATCCCCACTCTGGGGCTCAGCAGCTCGATCACGGCAGCTGGTTTGTATTCTTAGGAAGGTGGAAGGAGAGAATTATTTGGGTACTCATCCTAACTCTTGCCTCCCTCAGAAATCCATTTGCTTTCCCTACCAGTAAGACAGAGATGAGAAGAGGGCCTACTAACCCTATTATTTTAAGATCAGAGGAGAAAATTCCCTTTGGAATCAAATGCAGACAGTGGGGGGCAAAGGGGCAGGAAGCCAGTTCCTTGAGACACCCCCGCCCTGTCACCCCAGACTCACTCGTATCTTCTTGTAATCACACAGGTACTCGACTTCAAAGTCATAGAGATTCCTCTTGGAGATACCGAGGGCAGGGCATGAGAGCTTGGCCAAGCGGCACAGGTCCTGTAGTTGATTCCAAGAAGATTTGCAACACACACTGCAGCCTAGAACAAGGGGTCCACAAAGAACATTACTGGGTATCTTGGTGAGGCCTAGGGTTAAAGGGCACCCCAAGGTCTTTCCTGGGACTTCCAAAGGACTGCCTCAGTGAAATTCAATCCACAGGTCTTCCCAATGCTAAGACCTTTCTACTGTAAAAATGTGCCGGTTCCTTCAACCCCAATGCTCACTATCCAAGGCTACCCCTTGGAGCAGCAGACCTCAAAGTGGGATCTGCTATATGCATTGTCCTGAAGGAATACATTCCCAGAGCTCCCAACTCCCTCTATACCATTCCTAAAACTGCCTGCAAAAGCGGCCTGGCGTTCAGGACCTAATCCTCCTTCTACACTTTGCAAAAAGCAAGAGAACAACCTCCCGTCTCAGTAGGGTGCTTTGCCCCAAGGGCATAGCTGGGGTGTTAAAACCTCCAGGGCATCAAACAAACTGGAAAGACTGGCCTGAATCTGAAATCCCTAGGGCAGGAAgtattttggaattattttttttttttgtatttttactagAGTAGTTCTGGGTATATCCCAAACATTACCTAACACCCCCGGTGTGGTCAGTGGATTTCAATAGTTCTGCAGCAAAAGTCTGAGTGTTCACATTAAATAGGAGAAATAAAGATGCGAGAAAACGGCACAGGATAGTCCCAACTTATAGTCTAGTTTTGCCACTGAATAATGCCAAACTTAAGTTTTcaggtctttttaaatttcagaattatGAATAAGAGATTGTGAAGTGGCATTAGATCACAGGAAGCCTCCTTGAATGATTAGTCTGGGTGCCTTAACCCCACAAGgtatattttttcacattgcaTTTTGACTTTTTCTGCCTCATCCACATTTCTGTGAAGGGTAAGGTAAAGCTTGCCCAAAGGAATTCAGGAACAGGCAAAACAGTAATAGGTCAGTGACAATGATTCCTTACATATACCTGGAATGTACGTATCTGGGGCTACCAAAATTTTTCAAGACACGGATTTCTTTAAAAGCCTTCTAAATGAAAGATTCAAGACATTCTTAATGTGCTTTAGAAGCCATTTTATAGATCATTTCACAGAACACTTATTCAAATGTAGTCAGTCCTCACCCTATTAATATTTTCCacctcccatttaaaaaaaatcaaacatttaaacTCATGATGAAATGCACTAGATGACAacctaaaaatgtaaaagagcttttcaacattatttcatttgcatTAACGCCCTTCCACCTAGCCAGGCCTGGTGGACACTCGGCCTGTACCCATGCCTTCCTCTCCCTATGACGTCTCTCCCTTTCAAACCCCTGAACTTGCATATGAAACCCCACTAAAGTGCTGCCAACTCACATCTCCAGCTGCTGGCGCCGCACTGACCACAGGTGGTATCTGCTGTCCCTTAGAGGTCCCCCCACACTTGTGGAACCCATGCTTTCCTTACCCAGAGGAACTCACCCCTCAACATACCGACAAAGTCACCTCCTTTTCCCTGCACACTTGCGGAATCCACGTCTCCCATTCGggaagcccctgcccctcttcctAAGGGACTCCTGTCTACTGCGGACTCTTCCCTCTTCACGCTGAGAGGAGATACCCTTCCCACAGGATTCTTCTATAACCCTACTCTGAAAATGAGGTCCGTCcgcttcccttccctctccttccggCATCTCGCGTGGACACCAAGCGGGTAACGGTCACCGGCGACCGATTTTCCCGCGCGCGGGCGCGGCCTCGAGGACCAGCCACCCCGCGTGCGCGCGCCCGCGCGCCCGCCTTCGGGTCGCTTTTAGAGGCGCGCGCCCCCCTCCTGAGTCCCCACTTCGCCCCACTCCCGCCGCCTTCCGAAGCACGCGCCCCCTCCTCTCAGCCCCGCCCAACCTCGCGCGCCAGGCCCGCGCTCCCCGAGCCCCAGCCTTTCGGTGCTGGGCTTCCGGCTTCCAGCTCCGTGGCTTCAGACGCCTGGGTCCTGAGCCCGCGACGTTACCCCTCTAGCCCACGCAGCCCGGCCAGCAGGCCGGCGCTGCTGCCACCACTACTTCACCTTTTAAATTTTCCGCCATCTTTCCCCACGGCTAACGACATTCGGGCCTAACTGGCCTCGCGAGAAGAGAGCTCGCGCGGGCGTGGTCGAGAACGCGTAGCCTATTGGCCGCGGCGCACCTTGAGCAGCGCCCCGGCAGACCAACCGGCGGGCTGTGACCGGACCCCTCCCGCCACTCCGCTCGTTCCGAAGGCGGGTGCTTGCCGGTGCCTTACGAGCGTGCGTCTGGGCGGTGGCATCGGCAGCCCCAGCCGAGGTTGCTGGGTTCCCTGTCCATCCGCCTTTCTGTCTGTCACGCCATCAGCCAATCCCGttgtcagccagccagccagaccGGGGCAAGGGGGGAGGCAGAAATTCTTCGTTCTGTCAGACCCAATGACCACCGTCAGGTCAGGCAGCCCGTCAACACATTTTAACCTGAAGCAGGCCATGACTCCCCTCCTATGGTGGACCAGGACCACAGACTGCTGCTCAGTCTCAAAATCCGTCCAGACTCAAATCACACAAAGGGTCAGTCATCACAACTACACAGTCAGACCCCACCCGCGATTTACACCACCAGTCACCAGCAGCAGCCATTCGTGGCCCTCCCCGCTAGAGGCAAGTCCCTAGAGACGGACATGCAGTGCTTACTAACAGCCACACTGCTAGTCAAGTCAGCCTGTCACTGCCTGAGAGGATCCTTTCCTCATTAGCAGTCACACCAGCAGCGGTTTCTCCTGCTACGCTTGCCCTGGCACCTGCTCTGAATCCCCCTGGGGAAGTCATCTCATCCCTGCTCAGGAAGCCCCAGCCACCACCCATGCCCTCAGGCAGGCTGCAATTAGGTCAGACCTGCCTGGAATTGTCAACAAGTCGTGTAGCCCTGTCAGGCAGTCACACTATCCACCATCACTTGTCAACGACTGTCATTCCCGCCATGATCAGATAGTTTATTCCTTCAGAGCAAATAGTCACAGCAACTAAAGGTAGCATTAAGCCTCCGCGCCACCTGTCAGTGACCAGCAGCCTGTCCTTTCTCAGGGAGGCATACCCCCCTCCCTGAAAAATTGGACAGAACcctctaaaccaggggtgtcaaactcattttcaccgggtgCCACATCAGCcccacggttgccttcaaagggccgaatgtaattttagaactgtataattgtaactactccttaacagttaagcgagagctgggtgctgctgccaggtagaaacaaggtgccaggcaggataatacaaggtggagggccagattcggcccgtgggccttgtgtttgccacctgtgctct
Protein-coding regions in this window:
- the SUV39H1 gene encoding histone-lysine N-methyltransferase SUV39H1 isoform X1, with the translated sequence MGDVDSASVQGKGGDFVGCSVCCKSSWNQLQDLCRLAKLSCPALGISKRNLYDFEVEYLCDYKKIREQEYYLVKWRGYPESESTWEPRQNLKCVRILKQFHKDLEQELLRRHHRSKPPRHLDPSLASYLVQKAKQRRALQLWEQELNAKRNHLGRITVENEVDLDGPPRAFVYINEYRVGEGITLNQVAVGCECQDCLWAPAGGCCPGASLHKFAYNDQGQVRLRAGQPIYECNSRCRCGYDCPNRVVQKGIRYNLCIFRTDDGRGWGVRTLEKIRKNSFVMEYVGEIITSEEAERRGQIYDRQGATYLFDLDYVEDVYTVDAAYYGNISHFVNHSCDPNLQVYNVFIDNLDERLPRIAFFATRTIWAGEELTFDYNMQVDPVDMESTRMDSNFGLAVLPGSPKKRVRIECKCGTESCRKYLF
- the SUV39H1 gene encoding histone-lysine N-methyltransferase SUV39H1 isoform X2; this translates as MAENLKGCSVCCKSSWNQLQDLCRLAKLSCPALGISKRNLYDFEVEYLCDYKKIREQEYYLVKWRGYPESESTWEPRQNLKCVRILKQFHKDLEQELLRRHHRSKPPRHLDPSLASYLVQKAKQRRALQLWEQELNAKRNHLGRITVENEVDLDGPPRAFVYINEYRVGEGITLNQVAVGCECQDCLWAPAGGCCPGASLHKFAYNDQGQVRLRAGQPIYECNSRCRCGYDCPNRVVQKGIRYNLCIFRTDDGRGWGVRTLEKIRKNSFVMEYVGEIITSEEAERRGQIYDRQGATYLFDLDYVEDVYTVDAAYYGNISHFVNHSCDPNLQVYNVFIDNLDERLPRIAFFATRTIWAGEELTFDYNMQVDPVDMESTRMDSNFGLAVLPGSPKKRVRIECKCGTESCRKYLF